The Carassius gibelio isolate Cgi1373 ecotype wild population from Czech Republic chromosome B9, carGib1.2-hapl.c, whole genome shotgun sequence genome includes a region encoding these proteins:
- the znf804a gene encoding zinc finger protein 804A isoform X1, with the protein MACYYIVISSTHLSNGHFRNIKGVFRGPLCKNGNKNLDYAEKEKTLAKALEDLKANFYCQLCDKQYYKHQEFDNHINSYDHAHKQRLKELKQREFARNVASKSRKDERKQERALRRLHELAEQRREVQCAPGSGPMFKSTTVAVEGSFRESCCDDAHEENQSCAAQDLGGQIHSSSCGLASKQSQWPYNGRAKVQTFRRKIAFSFSFPKKASVKLESSAAVFCESMEEGSMERSRRQRLRAPHVELDLPSSPMEEKVLNCEEAIYSTGTQQGKHFQKSDSAGSQGSSDTPVMRESPSSTASDLCALLVYSEDVPSPAVSPLNTSPFHLNRSDIVLDSEASVESLKSSIAESKPETSEDVKVEESGILEQGHSTISEPPEEIFSDVPPKNDSPQQQEQVEDATTKTPYPFTKPSQPFFSVLSRDGNTNFQWPSEMVTFTRTEPSLSFSCNPLHFDFKRSRIKRSADTQEMTEPKTDEELSVCSGFKSCHSDKHVEESTASPRNSPSQGPEGKVRKCYQYSSDTESCVRLKTHDRCRHSKDWIHASKRAEEKLRARDRRHYRSHCKKKRRRRKRRRDRHRETESNIVKSKKFHRRPECVEGLDSQFRGTTSQQVHPLEKSKQSAQNQAEDSSIAPVVEKGVGGRRQEAADNVNGSAGCIILSDEFCADSGKVLGNSREKPDNPAAGEQTTTRQCTHSKDASHSQRSSAPEGYREETPPLTETGPDEGQTSKRRRTHSLSDGDESFNPCQSQAEIPDGCTELTCCEHGTKRKRQRWSHVQDQVTCLANECPIVTNSVLEEQDKAAEESSMKCLVLKGVCDSSNGSDQISCSIDDGESGAVDSQTFTSISSALGHTVEESSDWQRSSSSQINASCTKGSLTQPETDSMFSKEPTKENKNIHRSESKAAQTPLKNCNKYSVAAQACLLDVRDLALQRTEKATHDKSCQHSLQTPQQRFHLGIQAEEKLSRESFHTTSSLFQPSPSFQPPSDGMERRCLLQIQSHGQVLHQQVFPTKLKSVLPRPHLPMSSAVLHPVHLSSSVPSGSITIRHTILQHHTAFLPPQPPIYPQVVPVSRLPLRPEICPSAGPPFVTPPQVQVVAPPNIHPMTVTFHALPRPAVFPPMLPPHSAVIPLQPLF; encoded by the exons GATTATGCTGAGAAGGAGAAAACCTTGGCCAAAGCCCTAGAGGACCTCAAGGCCAACTTCTACTGTCAGTTGTGTGACAAACAGTATTACAAGCATCAAGAGTTTGACAACCACATCAACTCGTATGACCATGCTCACAAGCAG AGGCTGAAGGAGCTGAAGCAGAGAGAGTTTGCCCGTAATGTGGCCTCCAAATCCAGGAAGGACGAGAGGAAACAGGAGAGAGCTCTCAGACGCCTACATGAGCTCGCTGAACAACGCAGAGAGGTGCAATG TGCCCCAGGAAGTGGTCCTATGTTCAAGTCTACCACGGTGGCAGTGGAAGGTTCTTTCAGGGAGTCCTGCTGTGATGATGCCCATGAAGAGAACCAAAGCTGTGCAGCTCAAGATCTTGGGGGTCAGATCCATTCCAGCAGTTGTGGCTTAGCTAGTAAGCAGTCACAGTGGCCTTACAATGGGAGGGCCAAAGTGCAAACTTTCAGACGCAAAATTGCATTCTCTTTTTCCTTTCCAAAGAAAGCATCTGTTAAGCTTGAGTCATCAGCGGCGGTTTTCTGTGAGAGCATGGAAGAGGGATCGATGGAGCGAAGCCGCAGACAAAGACTCAGAGCACCCCATGTTGAGCTTGACCTCCCCAGCTCCCCCATGGAGGAAAAAGTACTAAATTGTGAGGAGGCAATTTACAGCACTGGCACACAGCAGGGCAAGCACTTCCAAAAAAGCGACAGCGCCGGAAGTCAGGGGTCATCAGATACGCCTGTGATGAGGGAGAGCCCCTCATCAACAGCCTCAGATTTGTGTGCTTTGCTCGTTTACTCAGAGGATGTGCCCAGTCCGGCTGTCTCCCCCTTAAACACTTCCCCTTTTCATTTAAACAGGTCTGATATTGTTCTTGACTCTGAGGCCTCTGTTGAGAGTCTGAAAAGCAGCATTGCTGAAAGTAAACCTGAGACCTCTGAGGATGTGAAAGTAGAGGAGAGTGGCATTTTAGAGCAGGGGCACTCGACCATCAGTGAGCCTCCAGAAGAGATATTCTCAGATGTGCCACCCAAGAACGATTCCCCTCAACAACAAGAGCAAGTGGAGGATGCAACTACAAAGACACCTTATCCGTTCACAAAACCCAGTCAGCCTTTTTTCTCTGTCCTAAGCAGAGACGGTAACACCAACTTCCAGTGGCCCTCAGAGATGGTGACTTTCACAAGGACAGAGCCGTCCCTGTCTTTCAGTTGCAACCCCCTCCATTTTGACTTCAAGAGGTCACGGATTAAAAGGTCTGCTGACACTCAGGAGATGACTGAGCCCAAAACTGATGAGGAATTATCTGTCTGCTCAGGTTTCAAATCCTGCCACTCTGACAAGCATGTTGAGGAATCCACAGCCAGCCCCAGAAACAGTCCTAGCCAAGGACCTGAAGGCAAGGTCAGAAAGTGTTATCAGTATTCAAGTGACACAGAGAGTTGTGTCAGGCTGAAAACACATGACAGGTGTAGACATTCCAAAGATTGGATCCACGCAAGTAAGAGGGCAGAAGAAAAATTGCGGGCCAGGGACCGACGTCATTACAGGAGCCACTGCAAAAAGAAGCGGAGGAGGCGGAAGAGGAGGAGAGACCGACACCGGGAGACAGAGAGCAATATAGTGAAATCTAAGAAATTCCACAGACGACCTGAGTGTGTGGAAGGACTTGATAGCCAATTTAGAGGCACCACTTCACAGCAAGTACATCCATTAGAGAAGTCAAAGCAATCAGCTCAAAATCAGGCCGAGGACAGCAGCATAGCTCCCGTAGTTGAGAAAGGGGTGGGAGGCAGGAGGCAGGAGGCAGCAGACAACGTAAACGGCTCAGCAGGCTGCATCATTCTCTCTGATGAGTTCTGTGCTGATAGTGGAAAGGTGCTTGGGAACAGCAGGGAAAAGCCTGACAATCCAGCTGCAGGGGAGCAAACAACCACAAGGCAGTGTACCCATAGCAAGGATGCATCTCACTCTCAAAGATCCAGTGCACCAGAAGGGTACAGAGAAGAGACACCACCATTAACAGAGACTGGACCAGATGAAGGACAAACTTCGAAAAGAAGGCGTACACATTCTCTAAGTGATGGAGATGAGTCTTTCAACCCCTGTCAATCACAGGCAGAGATTCCTGATGGGTGCACAGAACTTACCTGTTGTGAACACGGGACTAAAAGGAAAAGACAGAGGTGGTCACATGTCCAAGATCAAGTCACATGCCTTGCAAATGAATGCCCCATTGTTACAAACAGTGTTCTGGAAGAACAGGACAAGGCTGCAGAGGAGTCGAGCATGAAATGCCTTGTTTTAAAAGGCGTGTGTGACAGCTCGAATGGGTCAGACCAAATCTCATGCAGTATTGATGATGGAGAGAGCGGTGCAGTTGATTCTCAGACATTCACTTCCATTAGCAGTGCCCTGGGTCATACTGTGGAGGAGAGCAGTGACTGGCAGCGGAGCTCCTCCTCTCAGATCAATGCTTCATGCACCAAGGGTAGTCTAACTCAACCCGAGACAGATTCAATGTTCTCGAAGGAGCCAACAAAGGAGAATAAGAACATCCACAGAAGCGAGTCTAAAGCAGCACAAACCCCCTTAAAGAACTGTAACAAGTATTCAGTGGCTGCTCAGGCCTGCCTGCTCGATGTAAGAGATTTAGCTCTACAGAGGACTGAAAAAGCCACTCATGACAAATCATGTCAGCACAGCCTTCAGACCCCACAGCAGAGATTTCACCTAGGCATTCAGGCTGAGGAGAAGTTAAGCAGAGAGAGCTTccacaccaccagcagcctgttCCAACCCTCTCCATCTTTCCAGCCCCCCTCAGACGGCATGGAGAGACGCTGCCTCTTGCAGATCCAGAGCCATGGACAGGTGCTTCACCAGCAGGTGTTCCCCACCAAGCTCAAATCTGTCCTGCCCAGGCCACATCTGCCCATGTCATCTGCTGTGCTCCATCCAGTTCACCTGTCATCCTCAGTGCCTTCTGGCTCCATCACAATACGTCATACCATACTACAGCACCACACCGCTTTCCTGCCCCCACAACCCCCTATCTACCCCCAGGTAGTGCCTGTTTCTCGACTCCCCCTTAGGCCGGAGATCTGTCCATCCGCAGGACCTCCATTTGTGACCCCTCCGCAGGTACAGGTGGTGGCTCCCCCTAATATTCACCCAATGACAGTGACATTTCATGCCCTCCCGCGCCCTGCAGTTTTTCCTCCTATGTTGCCCCCTCATTCTGCTGTCATTCCCCTGCAGCCTCTCTTCTAG
- the znf804a gene encoding zinc finger protein 804A isoform X2 has protein sequence MWPPNPGRTRGNRRELSDAYMSSLNNAESAPGSGPMFKSTTVAVEGSFRESCCDDAHEENQSCAAQDLGGQIHSSSCGLASKQSQWPYNGRAKVQTFRRKIAFSFSFPKKASVKLESSAAVFCESMEEGSMERSRRQRLRAPHVELDLPSSPMEEKVLNCEEAIYSTGTQQGKHFQKSDSAGSQGSSDTPVMRESPSSTASDLCALLVYSEDVPSPAVSPLNTSPFHLNRSDIVLDSEASVESLKSSIAESKPETSEDVKVEESGILEQGHSTISEPPEEIFSDVPPKNDSPQQQEQVEDATTKTPYPFTKPSQPFFSVLSRDGNTNFQWPSEMVTFTRTEPSLSFSCNPLHFDFKRSRIKRSADTQEMTEPKTDEELSVCSGFKSCHSDKHVEESTASPRNSPSQGPEGKVRKCYQYSSDTESCVRLKTHDRCRHSKDWIHASKRAEEKLRARDRRHYRSHCKKKRRRRKRRRDRHRETESNIVKSKKFHRRPECVEGLDSQFRGTTSQQVHPLEKSKQSAQNQAEDSSIAPVVEKGVGGRRQEAADNVNGSAGCIILSDEFCADSGKVLGNSREKPDNPAAGEQTTTRQCTHSKDASHSQRSSAPEGYREETPPLTETGPDEGQTSKRRRTHSLSDGDESFNPCQSQAEIPDGCTELTCCEHGTKRKRQRWSHVQDQVTCLANECPIVTNSVLEEQDKAAEESSMKCLVLKGVCDSSNGSDQISCSIDDGESGAVDSQTFTSISSALGHTVEESSDWQRSSSSQINASCTKGSLTQPETDSMFSKEPTKENKNIHRSESKAAQTPLKNCNKYSVAAQACLLDVRDLALQRTEKATHDKSCQHSLQTPQQRFHLGIQAEEKLSRESFHTTSSLFQPSPSFQPPSDGMERRCLLQIQSHGQVLHQQVFPTKLKSVLPRPHLPMSSAVLHPVHLSSSVPSGSITIRHTILQHHTAFLPPQPPIYPQVVPVSRLPLRPEICPSAGPPFVTPPQVQVVAPPNIHPMTVTFHALPRPAVFPPMLPPHSAVIPLQPLF, from the exons ATGTGGCCTCCAAATCCAGGAAGGACGAGAGGAAACAGGAGAGAGCTCTCAGACGCCTACATGAGCTCGCTGAACAACGCAGAGAG TGCCCCAGGAAGTGGTCCTATGTTCAAGTCTACCACGGTGGCAGTGGAAGGTTCTTTCAGGGAGTCCTGCTGTGATGATGCCCATGAAGAGAACCAAAGCTGTGCAGCTCAAGATCTTGGGGGTCAGATCCATTCCAGCAGTTGTGGCTTAGCTAGTAAGCAGTCACAGTGGCCTTACAATGGGAGGGCCAAAGTGCAAACTTTCAGACGCAAAATTGCATTCTCTTTTTCCTTTCCAAAGAAAGCATCTGTTAAGCTTGAGTCATCAGCGGCGGTTTTCTGTGAGAGCATGGAAGAGGGATCGATGGAGCGAAGCCGCAGACAAAGACTCAGAGCACCCCATGTTGAGCTTGACCTCCCCAGCTCCCCCATGGAGGAAAAAGTACTAAATTGTGAGGAGGCAATTTACAGCACTGGCACACAGCAGGGCAAGCACTTCCAAAAAAGCGACAGCGCCGGAAGTCAGGGGTCATCAGATACGCCTGTGATGAGGGAGAGCCCCTCATCAACAGCCTCAGATTTGTGTGCTTTGCTCGTTTACTCAGAGGATGTGCCCAGTCCGGCTGTCTCCCCCTTAAACACTTCCCCTTTTCATTTAAACAGGTCTGATATTGTTCTTGACTCTGAGGCCTCTGTTGAGAGTCTGAAAAGCAGCATTGCTGAAAGTAAACCTGAGACCTCTGAGGATGTGAAAGTAGAGGAGAGTGGCATTTTAGAGCAGGGGCACTCGACCATCAGTGAGCCTCCAGAAGAGATATTCTCAGATGTGCCACCCAAGAACGATTCCCCTCAACAACAAGAGCAAGTGGAGGATGCAACTACAAAGACACCTTATCCGTTCACAAAACCCAGTCAGCCTTTTTTCTCTGTCCTAAGCAGAGACGGTAACACCAACTTCCAGTGGCCCTCAGAGATGGTGACTTTCACAAGGACAGAGCCGTCCCTGTCTTTCAGTTGCAACCCCCTCCATTTTGACTTCAAGAGGTCACGGATTAAAAGGTCTGCTGACACTCAGGAGATGACTGAGCCCAAAACTGATGAGGAATTATCTGTCTGCTCAGGTTTCAAATCCTGCCACTCTGACAAGCATGTTGAGGAATCCACAGCCAGCCCCAGAAACAGTCCTAGCCAAGGACCTGAAGGCAAGGTCAGAAAGTGTTATCAGTATTCAAGTGACACAGAGAGTTGTGTCAGGCTGAAAACACATGACAGGTGTAGACATTCCAAAGATTGGATCCACGCAAGTAAGAGGGCAGAAGAAAAATTGCGGGCCAGGGACCGACGTCATTACAGGAGCCACTGCAAAAAGAAGCGGAGGAGGCGGAAGAGGAGGAGAGACCGACACCGGGAGACAGAGAGCAATATAGTGAAATCTAAGAAATTCCACAGACGACCTGAGTGTGTGGAAGGACTTGATAGCCAATTTAGAGGCACCACTTCACAGCAAGTACATCCATTAGAGAAGTCAAAGCAATCAGCTCAAAATCAGGCCGAGGACAGCAGCATAGCTCCCGTAGTTGAGAAAGGGGTGGGAGGCAGGAGGCAGGAGGCAGCAGACAACGTAAACGGCTCAGCAGGCTGCATCATTCTCTCTGATGAGTTCTGTGCTGATAGTGGAAAGGTGCTTGGGAACAGCAGGGAAAAGCCTGACAATCCAGCTGCAGGGGAGCAAACAACCACAAGGCAGTGTACCCATAGCAAGGATGCATCTCACTCTCAAAGATCCAGTGCACCAGAAGGGTACAGAGAAGAGACACCACCATTAACAGAGACTGGACCAGATGAAGGACAAACTTCGAAAAGAAGGCGTACACATTCTCTAAGTGATGGAGATGAGTCTTTCAACCCCTGTCAATCACAGGCAGAGATTCCTGATGGGTGCACAGAACTTACCTGTTGTGAACACGGGACTAAAAGGAAAAGACAGAGGTGGTCACATGTCCAAGATCAAGTCACATGCCTTGCAAATGAATGCCCCATTGTTACAAACAGTGTTCTGGAAGAACAGGACAAGGCTGCAGAGGAGTCGAGCATGAAATGCCTTGTTTTAAAAGGCGTGTGTGACAGCTCGAATGGGTCAGACCAAATCTCATGCAGTATTGATGATGGAGAGAGCGGTGCAGTTGATTCTCAGACATTCACTTCCATTAGCAGTGCCCTGGGTCATACTGTGGAGGAGAGCAGTGACTGGCAGCGGAGCTCCTCCTCTCAGATCAATGCTTCATGCACCAAGGGTAGTCTAACTCAACCCGAGACAGATTCAATGTTCTCGAAGGAGCCAACAAAGGAGAATAAGAACATCCACAGAAGCGAGTCTAAAGCAGCACAAACCCCCTTAAAGAACTGTAACAAGTATTCAGTGGCTGCTCAGGCCTGCCTGCTCGATGTAAGAGATTTAGCTCTACAGAGGACTGAAAAAGCCACTCATGACAAATCATGTCAGCACAGCCTTCAGACCCCACAGCAGAGATTTCACCTAGGCATTCAGGCTGAGGAGAAGTTAAGCAGAGAGAGCTTccacaccaccagcagcctgttCCAACCCTCTCCATCTTTCCAGCCCCCCTCAGACGGCATGGAGAGACGCTGCCTCTTGCAGATCCAGAGCCATGGACAGGTGCTTCACCAGCAGGTGTTCCCCACCAAGCTCAAATCTGTCCTGCCCAGGCCACATCTGCCCATGTCATCTGCTGTGCTCCATCCAGTTCACCTGTCATCCTCAGTGCCTTCTGGCTCCATCACAATACGTCATACCATACTACAGCACCACACCGCTTTCCTGCCCCCACAACCCCCTATCTACCCCCAGGTAGTGCCTGTTTCTCGACTCCCCCTTAGGCCGGAGATCTGTCCATCCGCAGGACCTCCATTTGTGACCCCTCCGCAGGTACAGGTGGTGGCTCCCCCTAATATTCACCCAATGACAGTGACATTTCATGCCCTCCCGCGCCCTGCAGTTTTTCCTCCTATGTTGCCCCCTCATTCTGCTGTCATTCCCCTGCAGCCTCTCTTCTAG